The Denticeps clupeoides chromosome 1, fDenClu1.1, whole genome shotgun sequence genome segment GCTTTTCCCGCTTTTCTTCACAATTTTCAGCTACAGAAGATGGGAGGAACCTGCGTCTTGTAGTTCTGTGGCCGCCTGTGGGCTCCACCCATGTCGGCGCTTGGCAGAGGGGCCGCGAATTACTGGTCGCAGACGTAATCCCAGCCATTATTGTTTCAGCGGCAgcacttcctcttcctcgccTGGAGACTTCCTGTCAACTCAGACAGGTCTTCTGTCGCCATGACGACCAGGCCCGTCGTGCCGGTCCCGTTCTGAACTGGTGCCTTTTTCATGCTGTTCAAATTTGGATAGTTTATTTTGGGTTATTGATCATATGCTGTCAATATAATCAATACATGATTTGTGTACGGTGCAGAGCTCCTGTAGGGTTCCTGCTCTTCTCGCTGTGATGTTGACTGCTTTCTCCTCCCTGGTGACAGGCTACGATTTCTCCGAGGTGCTGCGCTGGTTCGGCGAGCGCGTGGACCGCATCATCCTGCTCTTTGACGCCCACAAGCTGGACATCTCAGACGAGTTCTCCGAGGCCATCAAGGCGTTCCGCGGGCAGGACGATAAGATCCGCGTGGTTCTGAACAAGTCCGACCAGGTGGACACGCAGCAGCTGATGCGGGTTTACGGCGCCCTCATGTGGTCGCTGGGGAAGGTGATCAACACGCCGGAGGTGGTGCGGGTCTACCTGGGCTCGTTCTGGGCCAAACCCCTGCAGAACGCTGACAACCGGCGGCTCTTCGAGGCCGAGGCGCAGGACCTGTTCCGGGACATCCAGGCTCTCCCGCGAAACGCCGCCCTGCGCAAACTCAACGACCTGATCAAGAGAGCGCGCCTGGCCAAGGTAACGCGAGCCTGCACAAGCAAAACCATCATTCTGATGGTGaataatgaatttaaataaCGCCAATCCGAGAGGCCACGCCCCTCGACCTTTATAATCTGCGGAGTGGGTGGAGCCTGCATCAAAATGTCATTCTATATGTTCTATTGATGCTTCTGGAGAATAAGAGAACAGAGGGAGGACCGCACAGccggtgtgtgttgtgtatacgtgtcgtgtgtgtgtgtgtacagcggGTACGGATTCagtattaaaatcattttttagttaatgaagttaaagtttttcctcattaatgtacacgcAGCACTTCaaactgacagaaaaacacagaattgttgattaacgaagaaaaagtgaaaaatcacATCATGGTCCTCAGTATTCAGTAGAAGCACCATgatgatctaatacagccatgagtccttttgggaaagatgctacaagtttttcacacctggatttgggcatcttctgccattcctccttgcagatcctctcctgTTCTGGCAGGTGGGATgataaacgttggtggacagacctttttttggttgatccagatatgctcaattgggtttaagtcatgGCTCTGGCCCGGCCATTCAAGATCAGTcccagagttgttgtgaagccactccttcgttggtttagctgtgtgctcagggtcattatcttgttggaaggtaaacctacTTGGTCACATTCATCTTCctctcgattgcaaccagtcatcctgtccctgcagctgcaaaacacccctcagcatgatgctgccaccaccatgcttcactattgggactgtattggactgGATGatcagtgcctggttttctcctcACATaacgcttagaattaaggccaaaaagttctatcttggtctcatcagaccagagaatcgtatttctcaccatcttggagtccttcaggtgtttttttttttttttaagcaagcTCAGTGCAGGCTTTCATCTGGCTTCCCTCGGGACACTCTGgcataaagccctgactggtggagggctgcagtgatggttgatgTTCAACAACTTTCTCCAgactggagctcagccacagtgatctttgggatCTTCTTGACCTCTCTCACCAGGGCTCTTCTTCCCTGAGAGCTCAGTCTGGCCGGACTGCAAGATCTAGGAAcggttctggtcgtcccaaatgTTGTCCGTTGTCCGCCattgtgctcttaggaaccttaagtgcagaaGATTATTTTTGGTAgtcttggccagatctgtgctttgtggtggtggcctagcagttaaggaagcggcccctgtaatcagaaggttgccgatctgccaaggtgtcactgaggtccccttgatgaagtaatcacttcactttcaaacacagctggactcaaatgaaggtgtagaaccatctcaaggatgatcagaagaaatggacctGAGTTAAATAACAAGGCAAAGGTCTGAATACTCAGGATtttgtcaacaattctgtgtttttctgtaaatgtgggcgctgtgtgtacattaatgaactTGAACGGTTTTATCAAATCGCTGCAgtataacagagtgaaaaatataAGGGGATCTGAATACTTATTGTACccattgtgtgtgtacatgtgttgtgtgctgtatgtgtgtgttgtgtgctgtggtgtgtgtgtgtacgtgtgttgtgtgctgtatgtgtgtgttgtgtggtgtatgtgtgtgttgtggtgtgtgtacatgtattgtgtttgtgtatatgtggtgtgtgttgtgtatgtgtgtgtgtacatgtgttgtgtatatgtgttgttgtttgtgtgtgtgtgtacatgtgttgtgtgctgtatgtgtgtgttgtgtggtgtgtgtgtagatgtgttgtgttgtgtgtggtgtgtgtgtgtgtgtacgtgtgtgtgtacgtgtgttgtgtgctgtggtgtgtgtgcgtgtgttgtgtacgtgtgttgtgtatgtgtgtgtgtgtacatgtgttgtgtatatgtgttgttgtttgtgtgtgtgtgtacatgtgttgtgtgctgtatgtgtgctgtatgtgtgtgttgtggtgtgtgtacatgtgttgtgtttgtgtatatgtggtgtgtgttttgtacgtcttgtgtgttttctctcttgGCCTCTGACCCAGCAGTACAGAACTCCTTATCTCCTTTGTAATATTTTCCATCCTGACCAAACAAACAGGAATCTGACACCCGTACACTCTCCTTCCTGcggtgcaacacacacacacacacacacacacacacacactggcacagtGAGAGAGTTTGTCAGTCCCACGCCCGCCCGGCGTATTTACGTCAGTGCCGGCCGTCTCAGGTCGCCGCGTTTTCCAGCGGAATAAACATCCCAGcggggggagggaggaggggttTGGAGGGCGGAGCCGCGCTCTTATTTTGGCGCCCGGTGAGCACCggcttcctcttttttttttttggaggaaaagttgtgtgtaaaagtgtctCGGTGGAAATGGACTCTCGGTCCTCTCCGTCCCTCAGGTACACGCCTACATCATCAGCCACCTGAAGAAGGAGATGCCGTCTCTGTtcgggaaggagaagaagaaggaggagctCCTCGCCCGTCTGCCGGAGATCTACCTCATGCTGCAGAGGGAGCACCACATCTCCCCTGGGGACTTCCCCAACGTCCTCAAAATGCAGGTGAGTCCCCTCGGCCAGTCACGGTCCAGGCGCGTAATCTAGTATCTCGCAGCCGCTGCGTTTCGAGGAATTCGTGAAGGTCCATCGTCCGACGCCCCCTGACCGCAGCTTCACACCGACGTTCATGCAGGACGTTTATACGTCGAACATCTCCGCAATGCCATGAAGTCACGCTGATTATAGTTTAAACTGAATATTTAGTGTGGGTTCAGAGGGCTGGGCGGGGTCGGGGTTACCTGCACCGCCTCAGGCTCCGCCCCTCGAGCCGCTGGCGGTTTGTTCTGGCGAACAGTCACGTCCTCCACCCCAGCGGAGGAAGGAGCTGGCggccgctgtgtgtgtggtggaggaaCGCCCTGGATTATGAGGAGCAGACGGAGGGATGATGGCTCTCGTGGGACGGGCCTGCAACAAGTCACACGCTCTCACTGAGCTGATTCTCCATCTACACATGCGCACCCCGTCTATCTGGTACCCCACTTTCTCTTCGTACTCCACGTTCTGCTGCAGTTCTGCTCGTGTGCGTCATGttaaactttatttacattttatttaacctGATAGTGGCTCCCAAACTGGGGCATGGTGGGcatgtcatggtgcccactgctcaccaagggtgatggttaaacacaggggacacgtttcaccgtgttcaccgtgtgctgtgctgcagtgtctcacaatgacaatcacttcacttttttaaaatcttcTCTTAAAGGGCCAGCGACCAACCTGGTTCCTGGGGCTGTGGACCACGCCTCCACAtaaactggccaatcagaaatCAGCATACAAATGATTTCACCTGCATGTGTTGTTGTTCGTGGTTTCCGTAGGAACAACTCCAGCACTACGACTTCAGCAAGTTCCCGTCTCTGAAGCCCAAGCTGATCGAGTCGGTGGATAAGATGCTGAGTAACCGGATTTCGGGCCTCATGACGATGATCCGCGAGGAGGAGAGCAAGCAGCCGCCGCCGATGGTGATGGGCGGGGCCTTCCAGGGCTCGGAGGACGGGCCGTTCGAACACGGCTACGGCGAGGGGATCAGCGCGGGCGCCGACGCCGAGGACTGGATCGTGAGCCGCGACAAGCCGCGCTACGACGAGATCTTCTACACGCTCATGCCCATCAACGGCAAGGTGACCGGCGTCAACGCCAAGAAGGAGATGATGAACTCGCGCCTGCCCAACACCGTCCTCGGAAAGATCTGGAAGCTGGCCGACTGCGACTGCGACGGCATGCTGGACGACGAGGAGTTCGCTCTGGCCCAGCACCTGATCAAGATCAAACTGGAGGGCTTCGAGATCCCCAACGAACTGCCCCGCCACCTGGTGCCGCCCTCCCACCGCAAGAACCCCACCGCCGACACCCTGTACAACCACAGCGAGGACtgaggcattctgggaaatgtattcatttcattttcatgcaatCTTTATTGTTTCTATTGACATAATACACCCCTCACGTCCCGCCGGGCACCTCCTGTGGCATTCTGGGAAACCAGAGACACTCGCGCTTCATTTAAAAGGACTGTTGTCTGTGTTTATTAATAGTCCCGACGTCTTCTGACCTCTGGGCCAATATTGACTCGATATTCCAGGCATCGCTCGGAGGGCGGGGCTTTTTATAGACCTTCTCTTGAAATAAACTAACACGCTTTCCTGTAAATCGGCCTGATTTCAGAGCCGTGCTGCTGTTACACATGGCGAGAAATAAACGGGACCGTCTCAGATTCCTCCTTCTCTGTCCTTCATCACATGCAGCTTTAATCAGAGCCTCTCGTGGCGAGTGTCGTGACGCCGTTACGCTCTGCTGGCGGTGAAGGGAATAAGTTCGGTTCCGTAGGAAAGGTCTCGCTGTTGCCTCAGAGCCCGGGCCGTGTGGCCAGTATATTAGGGACGCCGCTTCGTCacaccaggtggcgctgcagGTGTCTGCTTTAGTGCCGGGTGTGTGTAAAATGACCCCGGATGCCCGGTAATGCTTCGTGTGTCTGGACGGATGCTGGTTCTGCAGAATCTCTTCATCAGAGGTTCTGGAAGAGCCCGTACCTGCACACGAGGGAACTGTGTGTGAGTTCTGGCATGGACGGTTTTCCAGATGAATTTTACGCTCATGTTGATGATTGACGCGATAAGAAACGCTGATACGGCCGGATTATTACTCCTCCTTCGCTGTCCACCTGGATTCCGGAGGAACCCCCGTCTCGGCGACCTTTACT includes the following:
- the LOC114790024 gene encoding EH domain-containing protein 4-like codes for the protein MRIGPEPTTDGFIAVMYGDNEGIVPGNALVVDPKKPFRKLNAFGNAFLNRFICSQMPNQVLQSISIIDTPGILSGEKQRISRGYDFSEVLRWFGERVDRIILLFDAHKLDISDEFSEAIKAFRGQDDKIRVVLNKSDQVDTQQLMRVYGALMWSLGKVINTPEVVRVYLGSFWAKPLQNADNRRLFEAEAQDLFRDIQALPRNAALRKLNDLIKRARLAKVHAYIISHLKKEMPSLFGKEKKKEELLARLPEIYLMLQREHHISPGDFPNVLKMQEQLQHYDFSKFPSLKPKLIESVDKMLSNRISGLMTMIREEESKQPPPMVMGGAFQGSEDGPFEHGYGEGISAGADAEDWIVSRDKPRYDEIFYTLMPINGKVTGVNAKKEMMNSRLPNTVLGKIWKLADCDCDGMLDDEEFALAQHLIKIKLEGFEIPNELPRHLVPPSHRKNPTADTLYNHSED